In Bradyrhizobium erythrophlei, a single genomic region encodes these proteins:
- a CDS encoding DUF6492 family protein — protein sequence MPEQSSVALLTPTYARDLSLCALLCESVDRHARSFSKHYLLVPDSDLALFSHFEGPQRTVLSASQFLPGWLRPLPSIIRRQRRQHWWSLRARPVSGWHIQQILKIAAAATLAHSRFCIFDSDVVLFRDFDLAPYRFPELLPLHRVPNGITPGHVKHARWIETTHRMLGLPTPSLPATDFIGHIIFWDQLAIRGMIRKIESTTGLGWIEALCRTREFSEYLLYGYFVQSEAPLRAMHEPTLSTGCISYWDQFKLDKAALTRLLGAATANDFAFSAASFSETSPATIREVIDDQRGQTRMPIQLREPAGLGAR from the coding sequence ATGCCGGAGCAAAGCAGTGTCGCGCTGTTAACGCCGACCTATGCGCGCGACCTGTCGCTCTGCGCGTTGCTTTGCGAAAGTGTCGACCGCCATGCCCGGTCGTTTTCGAAGCATTATCTGCTCGTACCCGATTCCGACCTCGCGCTGTTCTCCCACTTCGAAGGTCCGCAGCGAACGGTGCTGTCCGCAAGCCAATTCCTGCCAGGGTGGCTGCGCCCCCTGCCCTCTATCATCCGTCGCCAGCGTCGTCAGCATTGGTGGTCGCTTCGCGCCAGGCCCGTGAGCGGCTGGCATATTCAACAGATTCTCAAGATTGCGGCGGCGGCGACACTGGCCCATTCGCGCTTTTGCATATTCGATTCGGACGTTGTGCTTTTCCGGGATTTCGACCTGGCGCCATATCGATTTCCGGAACTGCTGCCGTTGCACAGGGTGCCGAACGGCATCACGCCGGGGCATGTCAAGCACGCGCGCTGGATCGAGACCACGCATCGTATGCTTGGTCTACCGACGCCTTCCCTTCCAGCGACAGACTTCATCGGCCACATCATATTTTGGGATCAACTGGCCATCCGCGGCATGATCCGGAAAATCGAAAGCACGACGGGTCTTGGCTGGATTGAGGCGCTCTGCCGCACCCGGGAGTTTTCCGAATATCTGCTGTATGGCTATTTCGTGCAGAGCGAGGCGCCGTTGCGCGCCATGCACGAGCCAACCCTGAGCACCGGCTGCATCAGCTATTGGGATCAGTTCAAACTCGATAAAGCCGCGCTCACTCGCCTACTCGGCGCGGCGACCGCGAACGATTTCGCCTTTTCCGCTGCGTCGTTCTCGGAAACCTCGCCCGCCACCATCCGCGAGGTCATCGACGACCAGCGAGGTCAGACCAGAATGCCCATCCAACTGCGGGAACCCGCGGGACTTGGCGCGCGATGA
- a CDS encoding lipopolysaccharide biosynthesis protein gives MMIGLASINLTANALSAGLGLLGVFIFTRLFAPHEYGVYLLGVGFASVVSTFLAGWFRNLILSEHARDNGADIRGVVLHGYLLCCLTAPAAYGLGRLVGLDAAPALAAVSLAIAVGLFELTQDLARARLRALTALKGTLARATSSLCLGVTVAFVAPEGSFLLSSAALACVVAVIVQWSTTWRGTKSKFETPIRSVALQGLPLTLSLTLLAISSVTDRFMIANLIGSADTGRYIAGLDLVRQTLMLPAMSAAAAFIPMAVQIHASRGRAAVRSHLAECVELLFGATLPACLGFAAISPHIANVVFGADFREVAAQTMPILAVAVVFQILTQQYLHSSFLLSGRNSFYLINIGAIIAANVALSYVFVSDYGPLGAAWARLCADAFGFFVALALSRRAFPVPMPIGRLTLTMIAGLLMASVVVATDRILHVSDFVACVVLVATGMTSYLALCWLLDICHARRRLRAAFAFSRQRFANIAARSARQWKRSIATGVRRHVEE, from the coding sequence ATGATGATCGGCCTGGCGAGCATCAACCTGACCGCAAACGCCCTCTCGGCGGGCCTTGGACTGCTGGGCGTCTTCATTTTCACGCGGCTGTTCGCGCCACACGAATACGGCGTCTATCTTCTCGGGGTCGGGTTTGCTTCCGTGGTCAGCACTTTCCTGGCCGGCTGGTTCCGCAATTTGATCTTGAGCGAGCACGCGCGGGACAACGGCGCCGACATTCGCGGCGTCGTTCTTCACGGTTACCTCTTGTGCTGCCTCACTGCGCCGGCCGCGTACGGATTGGGACGCCTCGTCGGGCTTGATGCGGCGCCTGCCCTCGCCGCCGTATCGCTGGCCATTGCCGTCGGCCTGTTCGAACTCACCCAGGATCTTGCCCGTGCGCGGCTTCGTGCGCTCACGGCGCTGAAGGGAACATTGGCTCGCGCGACGTCGTCGCTCTGCCTCGGCGTGACGGTCGCCTTCGTCGCTCCCGAAGGATCGTTCCTGCTAAGCTCCGCGGCGCTCGCCTGCGTTGTTGCGGTGATTGTGCAATGGTCAACCACTTGGCGCGGAACTAAGAGCAAATTCGAAACGCCCATTCGATCCGTCGCGCTCCAGGGCTTGCCACTCACACTGTCGCTCACTTTGCTTGCGATCTCGAGCGTGACCGACCGGTTCATGATCGCAAACCTGATCGGGTCTGCGGATACCGGCAGGTATATCGCCGGCCTCGATCTAGTCCGCCAGACGCTGATGCTGCCCGCGATGAGCGCCGCCGCCGCTTTCATTCCGATGGCTGTGCAGATCCATGCAAGCCGAGGCCGCGCCGCTGTGCGATCGCATCTGGCCGAATGCGTCGAGCTGCTTTTCGGCGCTACGTTGCCGGCCTGCCTCGGCTTCGCTGCGATCTCCCCGCATATTGCCAACGTCGTCTTCGGCGCCGATTTCCGGGAAGTTGCCGCGCAAACGATGCCGATCCTGGCGGTCGCGGTGGTCTTCCAGATTTTGACGCAGCAGTACCTTCACTCAAGTTTCCTGCTGTCGGGGCGAAACAGCTTCTATCTGATCAACATCGGCGCGATCATCGCGGCCAACGTGGCGTTGTCTTATGTTTTCGTGAGTGACTACGGTCCTCTTGGTGCGGCATGGGCCAGACTTTGCGCTGATGCCTTCGGATTTTTCGTGGCGCTTGCGCTTTCGAGGCGGGCCTTTCCCGTTCCCATGCCGATCGGCCGGCTGACGCTGACCATGATCGCCGGCCTGCTCATGGCATCCGTAGTCGTCGCGACCGACAGAATCCTTCACGTCTCCGATTTCGTCGCGTGTGTCGTTCTGGTGGCAACGGGAATGACGAGTTACCTGGCTTTGTGCTGGCTGCTCGACATCTGCCACGCGCGCAGACGTTTGCGGGCCGCCTTCGCATTTTCCCGCCAGAGGTTTGCAAACATTGCCGCTCGATCGGCGCGCCAATGGAAGCGATCAATCGCAACAGGTGTGCGGCGTCATGTCGAAGAGTAA
- a CDS encoding exopolysaccharide transport family protein, with the protein MLAYDQPITRSKPDAGPKPARPSAGLNVLQLVQLLWRRKTAIAAAGLIGACAAIAIGKSLTPKYFATSQLYVDPRELQLVDRELTPRSQDISGLAMVVESQARVITSNSVLTHVIQNTQIDRDPEFGGGANGMTSNLLGLFGLEARQTKAPANGQTAALDALNRHIIVKKTDRTFIVDIDVWSEDPAKAAMLANAISSAYLIETKNSQSIAARRATSDLSGRLKELQERLRTAENTLAVYKAQNNFVGTQDTLITDQQLLASNQRLAAAHAATLDAQAKLDQIEASRRAASDAGAIPEALQSPTIANLRAQYAEARRRLAEMTSELGPLHPSLRQMGKQVEDLHRTVSEEIDRYAQSAKNDLTRARDYETSLTRSLEAQKRQSVQLSQASVRLRELERDVEASRDVYQSFLKRSRETEEQESLNTSNARIIGEATVPQRRSFPPAVSLLAAIGLVLGALAAAMWFAALELLSINAAAAPAGQVAAETATQPSPAKPLENKPVAPATEKPGIARLQESDMIRTLGGILATGGIPDLTRLGWPTLRATFPLTTFLNAMRDMRDALGRRAAANAAPVVAVIGQGASRDRSIVTLNVALAAARDDTRVLVIDADHANRLLSNKLQGPRKPEAKRLGWLSIGSKAQRAIKTKNNIDVLPAIGSGTAEAIRKAIAQARASGDHDLIIIDGPALPFGTDDLKLIGVADGLIVTLPASLDINGCMDDIIASLGGAERKLIGVVINELHAAPVQSVRSAQYA; encoded by the coding sequence ATGCTGGCGTATGACCAACCTATAACGCGATCCAAGCCGGACGCCGGGCCAAAGCCCGCGCGACCCTCCGCCGGCTTGAACGTGTTGCAGCTCGTGCAGTTGCTGTGGCGGCGCAAGACCGCGATCGCGGCCGCGGGCTTGATCGGCGCCTGCGCGGCGATCGCGATCGGCAAAAGCCTGACGCCGAAATATTTCGCGACTTCCCAACTTTACGTCGACCCGCGCGAGTTGCAGCTCGTCGATCGCGAACTGACGCCGCGCTCGCAGGACATTTCCGGTCTTGCGATGGTGGTCGAAAGCCAGGCCCGCGTGATTACGTCCAACAGCGTTTTGACGCATGTCATCCAGAACACGCAGATCGACCGGGATCCCGAATTCGGCGGCGGCGCGAACGGAATGACGTCGAATTTGCTCGGCCTGTTTGGACTTGAAGCGCGGCAGACCAAAGCACCGGCGAACGGTCAGACCGCGGCGCTCGACGCACTCAACCGCCATATCATCGTCAAGAAAACCGATCGCACGTTCATCGTCGACATCGACGTCTGGTCCGAGGATCCCGCCAAGGCGGCGATGCTCGCCAACGCGATCTCCAGCGCCTATCTGATCGAAACCAAGAACTCGCAATCCATCGCCGCGCGGCGCGCCACTTCCGATCTGTCGGGCCGGCTGAAGGAATTGCAGGAACGGCTGCGCACCGCCGAGAACACGCTTGCGGTCTACAAGGCGCAAAACAATTTTGTCGGCACGCAGGACACGCTGATCACCGACCAGCAGTTGCTCGCAAGCAATCAGCGTCTCGCCGCGGCGCATGCCGCGACCCTCGATGCGCAAGCCAAACTTGATCAGATTGAAGCGAGCCGCCGCGCCGCGAGCGACGCCGGCGCTATTCCCGAAGCCCTGCAATCGCCGACGATTGCCAATTTGCGTGCGCAATATGCCGAAGCACGCCGGCGTCTCGCCGAGATGACGAGCGAGCTTGGGCCCCTGCATCCGTCGTTGCGGCAGATGGGAAAACAGGTCGAGGACCTGCATCGCACGGTCAGCGAGGAAATCGATCGTTACGCCCAGTCGGCGAAAAACGATCTCACGCGCGCCCGCGACTACGAAACTTCGCTCACCCGGTCTTTGGAAGCGCAAAAACGTCAGAGCGTTCAGCTCAGCCAGGCTTCGGTGCGGCTCCGCGAACTCGAGCGCGACGTCGAGGCGAGCCGCGACGTGTACCAGTCCTTCCTCAAGCGCTCGCGCGAAACCGAGGAACAGGAGAGCCTCAATACATCGAACGCGCGCATCATTGGCGAAGCCACGGTGCCGCAGCGGCGCTCGTTCCCGCCGGCCGTAAGTCTGCTGGCGGCGATCGGGCTCGTGCTCGGCGCGCTGGCGGCGGCGATGTGGTTTGCGGCGCTCGAACTGCTGTCGATCAATGCTGCCGCTGCTCCTGCCGGCCAAGTGGCCGCCGAGACTGCGACGCAACCTTCGCCGGCAAAGCCGCTGGAGAACAAGCCTGTCGCCCCCGCCACCGAGAAGCCCGGCATCGCGCGCTTGCAGGAATCCGACATGATCCGCACGCTTGGCGGCATTCTTGCGACCGGCGGCATTCCCGATTTGACGCGCCTCGGGTGGCCGACGCTGCGGGCCACCTTCCCGCTCACGACCTTCCTCAACGCGATGCGCGACATGCGCGACGCGCTCGGCCGGCGCGCCGCCGCCAACGCCGCACCGGTCGTGGCCGTCATCGGCCAGGGCGCCAGCCGCGATCGAAGCATCGTGACCTTGAACGTTGCACTCGCCGCCGCCCGCGATGATACAAGGGTGCTGGTGATCGACGCCGATCACGCGAACCGTCTGCTCTCCAACAAGCTGCAAGGCCCGCGCAAGCCGGAAGCAAAACGGCTCGGCTGGCTCTCGATCGGCAGCAAGGCCCAGCGCGCGATCAAGACCAAGAACAACATCGATGTGCTGCCCGCGATCGGATCGGGCACCGCCGAGGCCATTCGAAAGGCGATTGCGCAGGCGCGCGCCAGTGGCGACCACGACCTTATCATTATCGACGGCCCGGCGCTGCCGTTCGGCACGGATGACCTCAAGCTGATCGGCGTAGCCGACGGCCTGATCGTGACACTGCCGGCCAGCCTCGATATCAATGGCTGCATGGACGACATCATCGCCAGTCTCGGCGGCGCAGAGCGCAAGCTGATCGGTGTGGTCATCAACGAGCTGCATGCGGCTCCTGTTCAATCGGTCCGGAGCGCGCAATATGCTTGA
- a CDS encoding WecB/TagA/CpsF family glycosyltransferase encodes MLERRANSVGRAATASIPRITLGGLRIAVLNLEQTADFMIDAVFPHRRVTRPIYLTSANGEVLARCSTEPMTDRLFRSADLINADGQPLVAVSRLKSPMRLPERVATTDLFHVVARKAEEANLSFYMFGADEAENAIAVANVRKMYPKLRIVGHSHGYLRGDALRAKVDEINDLAPDYLWVALGVPYEQAFVAEYTSRLTKVGVIKTSGGLFNFLSGSRARAPRWMQDAGLEWVWRIWLEPRRLFWRYFTTNPRALYLLLNRSRSANAD; translated from the coding sequence ATGCTTGAGCGGCGCGCAAACTCGGTCGGCAGGGCCGCCACGGCCAGCATTCCCAGGATCACGCTCGGCGGGCTTCGCATCGCCGTGCTCAACCTCGAGCAAACCGCCGACTTCATGATTGACGCGGTGTTCCCGCATCGCCGGGTGACGCGCCCGATCTATCTGACCTCGGCCAACGGCGAAGTGCTGGCACGCTGCTCCACCGAACCGATGACAGACCGGCTGTTCCGCTCTGCTGATCTTATCAACGCCGATGGCCAGCCGCTGGTCGCGGTGTCGCGGCTGAAATCGCCGATGCGGCTGCCCGAACGGGTTGCGACGACCGACCTGTTCCATGTGGTGGCCCGCAAGGCCGAAGAAGCCAACCTCTCTTTCTATATGTTCGGCGCGGACGAAGCCGAAAACGCCATTGCGGTCGCCAACGTCCGCAAGATGTATCCGAAGCTGCGGATCGTCGGACATTCTCACGGCTATCTCCGGGGCGACGCATTGCGCGCCAAGGTCGACGAGATCAACGACCTCGCGCCGGACTATCTGTGGGTGGCGCTCGGCGTGCCCTATGAGCAAGCCTTCGTCGCCGAATACACATCGCGACTGACCAAGGTCGGCGTCATCAAGACCTCCGGCGGCCTTTTCAATTTCCTGTCCGGCAGCCGTGCCCGCGCGCCGCGATGGATGCAGGACGCGGGCCTGGAGTGGGTCTGGCGCATCTGGCTCGAGCCACGCCGGCTGTTCTGGCGATACTTCACCACGAATCCCCGCGCGCTTTACCTGCTGCTCAACCGCAGCCGCAGCGCGAATGCGGACTGA
- a CDS encoding TRAP transporter large permease: MLLILFLVMFFGLLAVGMPIFLVLGLCAAILYFASGEPLIGVAQVMIDHLNSPTLMSLPLFVMAATFMRYGGVAKALVDLSAAWLGGVRGSLGLVTVVACTLFAAISGSSVATALAMGTILLPAMIEKGYPRSFALGVVGASGTIGIVIPPSLALILYGIVAEQSVPRLFLAGVLPGLLQAAVFFVWVWYDARRRKFPIEPSLPLAERLRVTARAIPALIVPVIVLVGIYGGVVTVTEAAAIAAVVSLLVSLIYYRGFRWSETLWVVADALKSAGAIMLIVATALAFGHWMTASGIPAELVKWVLAQNMAPWQFLLAINVLLLVLGCFLEVIATLLLVLPILAPVLPALGVDPVHFSIIFTHNMEIALVHPPVGLNLFVLSTISHAPIGEVVRGVLPFLILLLMVLMIITYVPTLTMWLPHAIYGN, translated from the coding sequence ATGCTCCTGATCCTGTTCCTGGTGATGTTCTTCGGCCTGCTCGCGGTTGGCATGCCGATCTTCCTCGTGCTCGGGCTGTGCGCGGCAATCCTCTATTTCGCCTCCGGCGAACCGCTGATCGGCGTCGCGCAGGTCATGATCGATCACCTGAACTCACCGACGCTGATGTCGCTGCCGTTGTTCGTGATGGCGGCGACATTCATGCGCTACGGCGGCGTCGCGAAAGCGCTGGTCGACCTGTCTGCCGCCTGGCTCGGCGGTGTGCGCGGTTCGCTAGGGCTCGTCACGGTCGTCGCCTGCACGCTGTTTGCGGCGATCTCGGGCTCGTCGGTCGCAACGGCCTTGGCGATGGGAACGATCCTGTTGCCAGCGATGATCGAGAAGGGCTATCCGCGCAGCTTTGCGCTCGGCGTGGTCGGTGCATCCGGCACCATCGGCATCGTCATCCCGCCGTCGCTGGCGCTGATCCTCTACGGCATCGTCGCCGAGCAGTCGGTGCCGCGCCTGTTTCTCGCAGGCGTACTGCCCGGCCTGTTGCAGGCCGCGGTGTTCTTTGTCTGGGTCTGGTACGACGCCAGGCGGCGCAAATTCCCGATCGAGCCGAGCCTGCCGCTTGCCGAGCGTCTCAGGGTGACTGCGCGAGCGATCCCGGCGTTGATCGTGCCTGTGATCGTGCTGGTCGGCATTTATGGCGGCGTCGTCACCGTGACCGAGGCCGCCGCGATTGCCGCGGTGGTGTCGCTGCTGGTGAGCCTCATTTATTACCGCGGTTTCCGCTGGTCGGAAACGCTGTGGGTGGTGGCGGATGCGCTCAAGAGCGCAGGCGCGATCATGCTGATCGTCGCCACGGCGCTTGCCTTCGGTCACTGGATGACGGCCTCAGGCATTCCGGCCGAACTCGTCAAATGGGTGCTGGCGCAGAACATGGCGCCGTGGCAGTTCCTGCTCGCGATCAACGTGCTGTTGCTCGTGCTCGGTTGTTTCCTCGAAGTGATCGCGACGCTCTTGCTGGTGCTGCCTATACTGGCGCCGGTGCTGCCGGCGCTCGGCGTCGATCCGGTGCACTTCTCGATCATCTTCACCCACAATATGGAGATTGCGCTGGTTCACCCGCCGGTGGGCCTGAATCTCTTCGTGCTGTCGACGATTTCGCACGCGCCGATCGGCGAGGTCGTGCGTGGCGTGTTGCCGTTCCTCATTTTGCTATTGATGGTGCTGATGATCATCACCTACGTGCCGACGCTCACGATGTGGCTGCCGCACGCGATCTACGGAAATTGA
- a CDS encoding TRAP transporter small permease, with translation MAGGGGSAGRDGWWDKAERLLIGLLGLAAMIVGLVQVVGRYIAPRYAISWAEEVIVYLVVWGIMLAASQLVRSDGHVRPDLVLRAVSPRVQRWMEVANCLVALAFCAGLAWYGYSIVETSWMLDERSSSDVQFPMWLYSAAVPTGAALMSGRYLIRLYRYLFAFDPETMTVGHIPAHEQTGSSATLSQVD, from the coding sequence ATGGCTGGTGGGGGCGGTTCAGCGGGACGTGATGGATGGTGGGACAAGGCTGAGCGGCTCCTGATCGGCCTGCTCGGTCTTGCCGCGATGATCGTTGGCCTCGTGCAGGTGGTCGGTCGCTATATCGCGCCGCGCTACGCGATCTCCTGGGCCGAGGAGGTGATCGTCTATCTCGTCGTCTGGGGCATCATGCTTGCGGCCTCGCAGCTCGTGCGCAGCGATGGCCATGTTCGGCCGGATCTGGTGCTGCGCGCGGTGTCGCCTCGGGTCCAGCGCTGGATGGAGGTGGCCAATTGCCTTGTCGCGCTGGCGTTCTGCGCAGGCCTTGCCTGGTACGGCTACAGCATCGTCGAGACCTCGTGGATGCTGGACGAGCGCTCCTCGTCGGACGTGCAGTTTCCGATGTGGCTTTATTCGGCGGCGGTGCCGACCGGCGCGGCGCTGATGTCCGGCCGTTACCTGATCCGGCTCTATCGCTATCTCTTCGCCTTCGATCCCGAAACCATGACGGTCGGCCACATCCCCGCGCATGAGCAGACCGGCTCGAGCGCGACGTTGTCACAGGTCGACTGA
- the dctP gene encoding TRAP transporter substrate-binding protein DctP translates to MTRLNRRAFVAAAAGAITAPYLSRNALADDAIKLRCSLDTAPSHPRNQAVVDYLAKIEEATQGKIKAEVFHSGQLFADLNVTKALIQGQVDMATPGTWTMTGLVPDVDFCQLPALYSPAVDVYRRCSDGAPGEHVTRLLEGKLRSHILGNWLELGNENWYTTKKEIRSLEDLNGLKIRSPGGAGTSWRIGFVHGIPNVTPWPNVPLALSQGTFDGFVSSDESVTSAKLWEAGVKYSYADHQFYANYIPMVSDAFWSRLGEAERKLMRDIWAANIERYRAMSTKAQADARKTMQSNGVSFFDPPADQVAADRKRMIAAQADLIRDTKLSADIVKLVTDTVGSHS, encoded by the coding sequence ATGACACGGTTGAACCGGCGCGCCTTTGTGGCCGCCGCCGCCGGCGCGATCACGGCGCCGTATCTGTCGCGAAATGCTTTGGCGGATGATGCGATCAAGCTGCGCTGTTCGCTCGACACCGCGCCGTCGCACCCGCGCAACCAGGCGGTTGTCGATTATCTCGCCAAGATCGAGGAGGCTACTCAGGGCAAGATCAAGGCCGAAGTGTTCCATTCCGGCCAGCTGTTCGCCGATCTCAACGTCACCAAGGCTCTGATTCAGGGTCAGGTCGACATGGCCACGCCCGGCACCTGGACCATGACCGGGCTCGTGCCCGACGTCGATTTCTGCCAGTTGCCGGCGCTCTATAGTCCGGCGGTCGACGTGTACCGCCGTTGCAGCGACGGCGCGCCGGGCGAGCACGTCACCAGGCTGCTCGAGGGCAAGCTGCGTTCGCACATTCTTGGCAACTGGCTCGAGCTCGGTAACGAGAACTGGTACACGACGAAGAAAGAGATCCGCTCGCTGGAAGACTTGAACGGGCTGAAGATCCGCAGCCCCGGCGGCGCCGGCACTTCCTGGCGCATCGGTTTCGTGCACGGCATTCCCAACGTCACGCCGTGGCCGAATGTGCCGCTGGCGCTGTCGCAAGGCACTTTCGACGGCTTTGTCTCCAGCGACGAGAGCGTCACTTCCGCCAAACTGTGGGAGGCCGGCGTCAAATATTCCTATGCGGACCATCAGTTCTACGCCAACTACATCCCGATGGTGAGCGACGCCTTCTGGTCCAGGCTGGGTGAGGCCGAGCGCAAGCTGATGCGTGACATCTGGGCCGCGAATATCGAGCGCTACCGCGCGATGTCGACGAAGGCACAGGCCGACGCGCGCAAGACCATGCAATCGAACGGCGTGAGTTTCTTCGATCCGCCGGCGGATCAAGTGGCTGCCGATCGCAAGCGCATGATCGCCGCGCAGGCCGATCTGATCCGCGACACCAAGCTGTCGGCCGACATCGTCAAGCTGGTGACGGATACTGTCGGCAGTCACAGCTAA
- a CDS encoding IS110 family transposase, translating to MMAQNDLAVVGIDVAKDKVDLCIRALALRQTCPNTAQGRRKLVAWLRRHQVGKAVMEASGGYEREWRKVLLDAGIEVRIVDPKRVRHFAQSAGRLAKNDTIDAEMIAWFAETFGETPSQTHDAAQEELAALVKARLALVELKVRLQSQSAHAAPGPVQKAQARVLKSLATEIEKLELAIAAKVKATPHLAERAEIIESVPGFAETTSAILAAGMPELGQVNDKIAAALVGIAPYDDDSGKRRGERHIKGGRRWIRNAIYMPCLGAATQNNPVAKAFYRRLIAKGKEPKVALVACMRKLICILNVMIARHQKWDAARYAPA from the coding sequence ATGATGGCACAAAATGATCTCGCTGTCGTGGGCATCGACGTCGCCAAGGACAAGGTGGACCTGTGCATTCGAGCATTGGCGTTGCGGCAGACCTGTCCGAACACCGCCCAAGGTCGCCGCAAACTGGTGGCCTGGCTTCGCAGGCACCAGGTAGGCAAGGCGGTGATGGAGGCGAGCGGCGGTTACGAGCGTGAATGGCGCAAGGTGCTGCTCGATGCCGGCATCGAGGTACGGATCGTGGACCCAAAGCGGGTTCGTCACTTCGCTCAATCGGCCGGACGGCTTGCCAAGAATGATACGATCGATGCTGAGATGATCGCCTGGTTTGCCGAGACGTTCGGCGAGACGCCGAGCCAGACACATGATGCTGCCCAAGAGGAACTGGCGGCCCTGGTGAAAGCACGCCTAGCGCTCGTTGAGCTGAAGGTCCGATTGCAAAGCCAAAGTGCACATGCCGCGCCGGGACCGGTTCAGAAAGCACAGGCCCGCGTCTTGAAGAGTCTGGCGACCGAAATTGAAAAGCTCGAGCTCGCGATCGCAGCCAAGGTCAAGGCTACACCGCACCTTGCCGAGCGTGCCGAGATTATCGAGAGCGTGCCGGGCTTCGCCGAAACGACCTCCGCGATCCTCGCTGCAGGGATGCCAGAACTCGGGCAAGTGAACGATAAGATCGCCGCGGCTTTGGTAGGCATCGCTCCTTACGACGATGACAGTGGAAAGCGCCGGGGCGAGCGCCACATCAAGGGCGGCCGCCGCTGGATCCGCAACGCCATCTACATGCCTTGCCTCGGCGCTGCCACGCAGAACAATCCAGTCGCCAAGGCCTTCTATCGCCGCCTGATCGCCAAGGGAAAGGAGCCGAAGGTGGCCCTCGTGGCCTGCATGCGCAAGCTGATCTGCATTCTCAACGTCATGATCGCTCGCCACCAGAAATGGGATGCCGCTCGCTACGCACCCGCCTGA
- a CDS encoding DUF2171 domain-containing protein: MSDIKEHMEVIGADGVHVGTVDKIEGSRIKLTKKDSGEGSHKGHHHYIDRGLVADVEGNKVRLSAIGAVAVTMEEE; the protein is encoded by the coding sequence ATGAGCGATATCAAGGAACACATGGAAGTTATCGGCGCCGACGGCGTGCACGTCGGTACGGTCGACAAGATCGAGGGCAGCCGGATCAAATTGACCAAGAAGGACAGCGGAGAGGGATCGCACAAGGGCCATCACCACTATATCGACCGCGGCCTGGTTGCCGACGTTGAAGGCAACAAGGTCCGGCTATCCGCCATTGGCGCCGTCGCCGTGACCATGGAGGAAGAATAG